The genomic segment TGACTGCGGCGCTCACGGCGAAGCTGCCTGCGCACCTCCTGCCTGTGGCGAAAGTGCCGCGCATTGAGCAAGCGCGCCACGGCGATGCGGGGGGTATGCGCGGCGCGGCTTTCCTTCATCTCACACGCTCACGGAGTTGAAATGCAATCGCGTCGTCTGCACCGGCTGGGCCGGTTTCGAAGGAATAAACGTCGCCTGCGCGAGCGGTTGCGCCAGCGAATTTTTTTCCGGGACAGAATTATGGTACCTGAAGTGATGAATAAACCAGTGGTAGTGGTGTTAACCGGGGCGGGGATCTCCGCGGAATCGGGCATTCGCACGTTCCGCGCCGCCGACGGGCTGTGGGAAGAGCATCGGGTCGAGGATGTGGCGACGCCGGAAGGCTTCGCGCGCAATCCGCAGCTGGTGCAGGATTTTTATAACGCCCGGCGACGTCAGCTCCAGCAGCCGGAGATCCAGCCTAATGCGGCGCATCTGGCCCTGGCGCGTCTGGAAGAAGCGTTCGGCGACCGGTTTTTACTGATAACCCAGAATATCGACAATCTGCATGAGCGCGCGGGCAATAAAAATGTGGTGCATATGCACGGCGAGCTTTTGAAAGTGCGCTGCTCACAGAGCGGGCAAGTGCTGGAGTGGACCGGCGATGTCACGCCAGCGGATAAATGTCATTGTTGCCAGTTCCCTGCGCCGTTGCGCCCGCATGTGGTGTGGTTCGGCGAGATGCCGCTCGGAATGGATCAGATTTACGAGGCGCTCGCGCGCGCCGATGTGTTTATCGCCATTGGTACTTCCGGGCATGTGTATCCAGCCGCCGGATTTGTGCATGAGGCGAAGCTGCAGGGCGCGCATACGGTTGAGCTAAACCTTGAGCCAAGCCAGGTCGGCAGCGAATTCGAAGAGAAGCATTATGGGCTGGCAAGCCAGGTCGTGCCGGAGTATGTCGAGAAACTGTTGAAGGGACTGTAAGCGGTGCTGTTATGAGAAGGTCTGGCGGGGGGCGAGGTTTGCCCGCAAGACCTTGTCGCGCTTTGGCCTGACATCCCCGGAAGGTGGGTAAACAATGCGCACCCACCTTCCGGGTGGTTCCTTAACGGCCTGCTTTTAACTTCTGATAATACGATTCGTAAATCGCGCTGGCGTCGCCGACATCATTCTGCCACTCACCTTTCTGAATGGTGGCTTCATCCGGGTAGAGCGATTTATCGTTCGCTACTTCTTTCTTCAGAAGCTTACGGGCTGCGAGATTCGGCGTCGGGTAACCGATGGTTTCGGCAACCTGCTTTGCCACATCCGGGCGCAACAGGAAGTTAATCAGCTTATGCGCACCCTCGACGTTTTTCGCATTCGCCGGAATCGCGAGGCTATCCATCCAGAAAATGCCGCCTTCTTTCGGCC from the Cronobacter condimenti 1330 genome contains:
- the cobB gene encoding Sir2 family NAD+-dependent deacetylase — protein: MQSRRLHRLGRFRRNKRRLRERLRQRIFFRDRIMVPEVMNKPVVVVLTGAGISAESGIRTFRAADGLWEEHRVEDVATPEGFARNPQLVQDFYNARRRQLQQPEIQPNAAHLALARLEEAFGDRFLLITQNIDNLHERAGNKNVVHMHGELLKVRCSQSGQVLEWTGDVTPADKCHCCQFPAPLRPHVVWFGEMPLGMDQIYEALARADVFIAIGTSGHVYPAAGFVHEAKLQGAHTVELNLEPSQVGSEFEEKHYGLASQVVPEYVEKLLKGL